A stretch of the Enoplosus armatus isolate fEnoArm2 chromosome 13, fEnoArm2.hap1, whole genome shotgun sequence genome encodes the following:
- the LOC139295450 gene encoding reticulon-4 receptor-like 1: MAVAVFFQNMCLKAVTWCHSRKPTMQYFGMWMRAALPRYGGVELLLVLCGLDLSLPCPRHCICYTSPSTVSCQAHNFHAVPEGIPAQSERVFLQNNKIQRLLRGHFSPTTTMLWLYSNNISYIQPSTFHGFDRLEELDLGDNRHLNAIASDTFLGLGRLHALHLYHCGLISLPPGIFAGLHNLQYLYLQDNQLEFLEDDLFIDLLNLSHLFLHGNRLWSLRQNTFRGLGVLDRLLLHQNRIQWVDRQAFHDLRRLTTLYLFNNSLTELSGASLTLLPALEYLRLNDNPWECDCKALTLWDWLRRFRGSTSSLMCVSPPELSGKDLKSLKKEELPSCLSGEGHAHGAPGGEMEHGESLNHLNRHRNHHNHHQRPYLPHGDQYSLPSPSPLPRPPKGGRRNCTRRGRKAKGGLNEVQVLREGGEKDYSPDEGKYDLSATARRKNKCIPRTSVGPPSGVQRANNKAGSHLADDIFCLPSALLLSLVFVILR; the protein is encoded by the exons gtTATGGTGGGGTGGAGTTACTCTTGGTGCTGTGTGGCCTGGatctctctctgccctgccCTCGCCACTGTATCTGCTACACTTCACCTAGCACCGTCTCCTGCCAGGCCCACAACTTCCATGCCGTGCCCGAGGGCATCCCCGCCCAGAGCGAGCGCGTCTTCCTGCAGAACAACAAGATCCAGCGGCTGCTTCGCGGACACTTCTcgcccaccaccaccatgttGTGGCTTTACTCCAACAACATCTCCTACATACAACCGTCCACCTTCCACGGCTTTGACCGCCTGGAGGAGCTCGACCTTGGGGACAACCGGCACCTGAATGCCATCGCTTCAGACACTTTCCTGGGCCTGGGGAGGCTACACGCCCTGCACCTATACCACTGTGGCCTGATCAGCCTGCCTCCAGGGATCTTTGCGGGCCTCCATAATCTTCAGTATCTCTACCTACAG GACAACCAGTTAGAGTTCCTGGAGGACGATCTGTTCATCGACCTGCTGAACCTCAGTCATCTCTTCCTGCATGGCAATCGACTATGGAGCCTTCGTCAGAACACTTTCCGTGGTCTGGGAGTCTTAGACCGTCTGCTGCTCCACCAGAACCGAATCCAGTGGGTTGACCGTCAGGCGTTCCATGACCTGCGGCGCCTCACCACCCTGTACCTGTTTAACAACTCCCTGACGGAGTTATCTGGTGCCAGCTTGACTCTACTGCCAGCCCTGGAGTACCTACGACTTAACGACAACCCCTGGGAGTGTGACTGCAAGGCCCTGACGCTTTGGGATTGGCTGCGGAGGTTCAGAGGGTCCACCTCCTCTCTGATGTGTGTTTCACCACCAGAGCTGTCTGGGAAGGACCTGAAATCACTGAAGAAAGAGGAGCTGCCCAGTTGCTTGTCAGGCGAGGGTCATGCACATGGTGCCCCGGGTGGGGAGATGGAGCACGGAGAGTCTTTGAACCACCTGAATCGTCACAGAAACCATCACAACCACCATCAGCGGCCGTACTTGCCCCACGGGGACCAGTACAGCTTGCCTTCACCCTCGCCCCTGCCACGGCCACCCAAGGGAGGCCGCAGAAACTGTACCCGCCGGGGCCGCAAAGCCAAAGGGGGGCTCAATGAGGTGCAGGTACTACGGGAGGGGGGTGAGAAAGACTATTCTCCAGATGAAGGTAAATATGACCTGTCTGCAACTGCAAGGAGGAAGAACAAGTGCATCCCCAGAACTTCTGTCGGCCCACCAAGTGGGGTCCAGAGAGCTAATAATAAAGCAGGATCACACCTTGCAGATGATATTTTCTGTTTACCAtcagctctgctgctgtcactcGTTTTTGTGATCCTACGCTGA